In Anguilla rostrata isolate EN2019 chromosome 1, ASM1855537v3, whole genome shotgun sequence, a genomic segment contains:
- the LOC135260766 gene encoding CCN family member 4-like: protein MRWLLSWILTFASIHQGISQNSTTMPPTLTAVDPSNRTQYCKWPCKCPKSDPLCPRGVSLMMDGCDCCRACAKQVGETCNEADTCDYHKGLYCDYSADKPRYEKGVCAYMVGTGCEHDGVIYRNGQSFQPSCKYQCLCVNGAIGCLSLCTESQPPWVWCPAPRRVKLRGRCCEQWICDEPRKIRKAIPRHAVEVYPNDNEVWDKNCVTQTTSWSPCSKTCGQGLSMRISNDNTQCEMVKETRLCNLRPCDIDITKHIKPGKKCLNIYREEQSQNFTISGCVSTRPYRPKYCGVCTDERCCIPYKSKTILVDFRCPNGAMLSWQVMWINACFCNLSCRNPNDIFADLERYYDFPEIFN from the exons ATGAGGTGGCTTCTGTCGTGGATTCTAACATTCGCCAGCATTCATCAG GgtatttcccagaattccaccaCCATGCCTCCCACGCTCACTGCAGTGGATCCTTCTAACCGCACGCAGTACTGCAAGTGGCCCTGCAAGTGCCCCAAGAGCGACCCCCTCTGCCCGCGGGGGGTCAGCCTAATGATGGACGGCTGCGACTGCTGCAGGGCCTGCGCCAAGCAGGTGGGCGAGACCTGCAACGAGGCGGACACCTGCGACTACCACAAAGGCCTGTACTGTGACTACAGCGCGGACAAGCCGAGGTACGAGAaaggagtgtgtgcat ACATGGTGGGCACCGGCTGTGAGCATGATGGTGTGATCTACCGGAACGGACAGAGCTTCCAGCCCAGCTGTAAATACCAGTGCCTGTGCGTGAACGGAGCCATCGggtgtctgtccctctgcacCGAGTCCCAGCCCCCGTGGGTGTGGTGCCCGGCGCCCAGGAGGGTCAAGCTTCGGGGCCGCTGCTGCGAACAGTGGATCTGCGATGAGCCCAGGAAGATTCGAAAGGCCATACCCAGGCACGCCGTGGAAG TGTACCCAAATGACAATGAAGTCTGGGACAAGAACTGTGTGACGCAGACTACGTCCTGGAGCCCCTGCTCTAAGACCTGTGGCCAGGGGCTGTCCATGCGCATCTCCAATGACAACACCCAGTGTGAGATGGTGAAGGAGACTCGTCTGTGCAACCTACGCCCCTGCGACATCGACATTACCAAGCACATCAAG cctgGAAAGAAATGTCTGAACATttacagagaggagcagagccaAAATTTCACCATATCAGGCTGTGTGAGTACCAGGCCGTATAGGCCAAAGTACTGCGGGGTCTGCACAGACGAACGCTGCTGCATCCCCTACAAGTCCAAGACCATCCTAGTGGACTTCCGGTGTCCCAACGGAGCCATGCTCTCCTGGCAGGTCATGTGGATCAACGCCTGCTTCTGCAACCTCAGCTGCCGCAACCCCAACGACATCTTCGCTGACCTGGAGCGCTACTATGACTTCCCTGAGATTTTCAATTAA